The stretch of DNA AAGTCAATCCTAACAGACAGGGTTCAGGCATTGAAATATACAATAGCTGAAGTGACCGAAGACAACATCATCTCCAAAAAGGGCGAAAGATTCCACGGGCATGAATTCCACTATTCAAAAGTCATTGTTGACGAACACAATATCAAGCATGACCTGGCATTCAAAATCCTAAGGGGAAAAGGCTCCTACAACAATCAGGACGGATTCATGGAAAGAAATACGCTTGCAAGCTATGTTCACACCCATGTGGCCGCAATGCCTAACTTCGGCGGAAATCTGGCCATTTCAAGTTATGAGCTTGGAGGATAAAGATGGACTTTAAAAAAATCGATTTTTTCAGCCCTCCTATTTTGGTCGTGGCAATACTGGCATTTCTAGCTATGGGCTACATTGGATCATTCAATTATAGGTTTGAAGACCCGCTTGATTTAGAAGTGATTTTAACAGTGATATTCGCATGCATAATATTCATAATTGGAGTAGTCATCGTAAAATATAAAATAACAGTAGAGAATACAAAGGAAATTTCTTTTTTATCTGAAAAACTGCTTGTAGCTCTGGTTATTATTGCCCTGATTCTGCAGGCTCTGAACTTGGTACTTCTCGGAGGGATACCGCTTTTCAACAGCGTTTTGAAATCAAATGCAACAACAAACATTTGGAGAATAGCTTATCCGTTGTTCCTAATCATGATTAACATTTTGCTTGCAAAATTCTACAATAGAAAATACCTATTGCTGGTTGTACTTGGAGCACTTATTTTCGGCCTGAACGGATACAGAACATCTGTCCTGGGAATTTTGGGAAGCACATTCATTACCCTTTATTATCTTGACAAAATATCTCAAAAAGTAGGAATGGCATTTGTCCTGATTATTGCTGTTGGAATAATGGGTATCGGATACATCGCATCCCAGTCAATTGCAACACAGCACTGGACATTGAATCCTATCGAATTGATATTCTACAGAGCCGCCTTTACATTGGAAGTATTTGAAAAAATCCTTCCTCTTGGAGCCACCACACACGGACATATCCTTAGCATGATCTTCTCATCAGGAAGCCCAAGAACATTCATTGGAGAATACGTATTAAAATATACGGTCTGCTTAACATCAACACTGTTCGGACCTGTCTATCTTGATTTTGGAATGATCGGCCTTGCAATTCAAATGCTGTTTATGGGAATGTTTCTGGAATTGCTTTATAAATTAAAAAAAGGAATTGGAGTTGGGATTTACTCCATCATATTAACACACACATTAATCTGGGTGGAAACCGGACCAACCGATATCATGATTTGGTTTTTATATTTGCTTGGAGTGATTTTAGTAATAATTAATTTTAATTATATTAAATTAAACAAAAATTAATATAATCAATATAATTAATGAAATAAAGAATACAAATGTTCCTTTAATGATAAAATCACTGTTTCTATCTGTGTAAAGTGCTAAACCATAGGAAAGTAACAATGCCACACCCATTTCAATCAATCCACTTATTCCAGGATCCATTTTCAAAAGATTGCCTGCAATGAAAGAAAGGATATAAGCAACAATTACCACTAAAATGATTAAGATTATTGGATTTTCGACTAATTTAAAGAATAATGAACCTCTTCCGAAAGTGCTAGGTTGGGAATTATAGTTATATAGGGTTGTATTTGAACGTGATGCTGTCCTATTAATTTTTCCAAGTTTAAGGTTATTCAGAAATCCGAATATTCCTTTTGGCTTGTCTTCATTTATTTGCCTGTATAATGTATTCTTATATACCATAGGGTTTTGGTCTCTTCTCTGCATGAAATATTCCATGTCGGAAGCGTCATAGGTATATTCAGGATATTCCTCTTCAATATATGCAGAAGCCCCTCCATCATAAGGGGTGTTATCCAAAGTAGTTTGTGAAGTTCTATCCTGATATTTTTTAGCCAATTCAAGCAAACCGTCCCTATCAACTAATTTAATGTTTTTTCTAAGAGCATAATTCTTTGCCTGTTCAGAAAAATAAGAAGAAGAGACAATGGTTACTTTAGAAGCCTTTAAGCTTTCTTGGACCTCTTCCATTTCTTTTAGGACATCCACACCAATCTGAAAATCTTTATCATAATTTTTACATGCTACAACTACACCAAAATCCCCGATTGTTGTAGGTAAGATAGCATATATATCTATAACCCTTTGTGAAGTCTTAAAATTCTTGTAAACTTTAAAACCTGAGTCCTCCATCACCTTAGCTATAAAATTAATCAATTGTGGTTTCTCCAAATTACCCACCCGCATGTTTTTATTAAATTATTACTATTATATTTTATAAATGAAATTGTTATTAAAGTTTATTATAATTTGAATATAACAAAAAATTATTTTAACAATAAATCAACTTAATAAATAATATGAAAGCATTACTAAGTAACGATGATGGCATAACTGCATCAGGCATCTTAGCTTCAAAAAAAGCTGTTGAAAATCTATGTGATACCTATGTTGTGGCGCCGGAAACGCAGCAAAGTGGAATAGGTCATGCATTAACATTATATGAGCCTTTAAGAGTGAATGAATATACTTTGCGTGATGGAAGTATCGGCTACGGCGTGAGCGGAACACCGACCGATGCCGTGACTATAGCATTATTTGAAATAATGGATGAAAAACCTGATTTGATGATTTCCGGCATAAATACAGGATATAATCTGGGAAAAGCCGAACTAACAACATCAGGAACATTGGGAGCTGCAATTGAAGCTGCAAGCTTTGGAATCCCAACAATAGCCATATCACAGGAAGTTACAAGAGATGACATCAAATTTGAAAAGGGCAAAATAGAAATTGATTTTGATTTTGCAAGCAAAATGCTTAACAAATTGGCAAAAATTGTATTGAAAAAAGGATTACCTGAAGGAATTGACCTGTTGAATGTTAATATTCCTGCAAACCCTTCAGATGAGGAATTTGAAGTTGTAAGACTGGGAGATAGGATGTACTCTCCGATAATTCAAAAAAGACAGGACCCACGTGGAAAACCATACTACTGGATAAATGGTGAACCCTATGAATTAGATGGTCCTGGAAGTGATGGTTACGAATTACGCAGAGAACAAAAAACTACAATAACACCGATTAAAATAGATTTAACCAGTGATATGAGCTCATTAAAGGAATGGTTGAAGTAAAATACTTATAAATTTAAATCTTTAAGTATTTTTTCTCTTTCTTCCCTAAGCTCGTTTAAAATTTTCTCATCAGTACAACCGTCTTTTTTTAACTGAGCTAATGTACGAGTAATAGCTTCTAAATTACTTTCTAATTGATTAATTG from Methanobrevibacter sp. YE315 encodes:
- a CDS encoding oligosaccharide repeat unit polymerase family protein; its protein translation is MDFKKIDFFSPPILVVAILAFLAMGYIGSFNYRFEDPLDLEVILTVIFACIIFIIGVVIVKYKITVENTKEISFLSEKLLVALVIIALILQALNLVLLGGIPLFNSVLKSNATTNIWRIAYPLFLIMINILLAKFYNRKYLLLVVLGALIFGLNGYRTSVLGILGSTFITLYYLDKISQKVGMAFVLIIAVGIMGIGYIASQSIATQHWTLNPIELIFYRAAFTLEVFEKILPLGATTHGHILSMIFSSGSPRTFIGEYVLKYTVCLTSTLFGPVYLDFGMIGLAIQMLFMGMFLELLYKLKKGIGVGIYSIILTHTLIWVETGPTDIMIWFLYLLGVILVIINFNYIKLNKN
- a CDS encoding restriction endonuclease; the encoded protein is MEKPQLINFIAKVMEDSGFKVYKNFKTSQRVIDIYAILPTTIGDFGVVVACKNYDKDFQIGVDVLKEMEEVQESLKASKVTIVSSSYFSEQAKNYALRKNIKLVDRDGLLELAKKYQDRTSQTTLDNTPYDGGASAYIEEEYPEYTYDASDMEYFMQRRDQNPMVYKNTLYRQINEDKPKGIFGFLNNLKLGKINRTASRSNTTLYNYNSQPSTFGRGSLFFKLVENPIILIILVVIVAYILSFIAGNLLKMDPGISGLIEMGVALLLSYGLALYTDRNSDFIIKGTFVFFISLIILIILIFV
- the surE gene encoding 5'/3'-nucleotidase SurE, producing MKALLSNDDGITASGILASKKAVENLCDTYVVAPETQQSGIGHALTLYEPLRVNEYTLRDGSIGYGVSGTPTDAVTIALFEIMDEKPDLMISGINTGYNLGKAELTTSGTLGAAIEAASFGIPTIAISQEVTRDDIKFEKGKIEIDFDFASKMLNKLAKIVLKKGLPEGIDLLNVNIPANPSDEEFEVVRLGDRMYSPIIQKRQDPRGKPYYWINGEPYELDGPGSDGYELRREQKTTITPIKIDLTSDMSSLKEWLK